One window of Streptomyces sp. NBC_00273 genomic DNA carries:
- a CDS encoding carbonic anhydrase — protein MPMVGRLGGGEAGRPGGRAAGARGFGPSVTAAAGTGLTLAAAFPALAAPWDPEGTAPVTTPAQALRRLAAGNQRWRARHQDHPHESAAVRRRVVQGQQPFALVLGCVDSRVPPELVFDQGLGDLLTVRSAGEVLDEAVLGSIAYGVLELRIPLVLVLAHQSCGAVSAVVHADASGEPLPAHVQYLADQIRPSIDHGQYGEARVDATINAHVRNVRRRLAAEPDLAGKVVTGELAVLAARYELRDQHVRTLA, from the coding sequence ATGCCGATGGTCGGACGGCTCGGCGGCGGTGAGGCTGGGCGGCCGGGCGGCCGGGCGGCTGGCGCGCGAGGCTTCGGCCCGTCCGTGACCGCAGCCGCCGGAACGGGTCTGACCCTCGCCGCGGCCTTTCCCGCCCTCGCCGCCCCATGGGATCCGGAAGGCACCGCGCCCGTGACCACACCCGCGCAGGCCCTGCGCCGGCTGGCGGCCGGCAACCAGCGGTGGCGGGCCCGGCACCAGGACCATCCGCACGAGTCCGCGGCCGTGCGCCGCCGGGTCGTCCAGGGCCAGCAGCCCTTCGCGCTCGTGCTGGGCTGTGTCGATTCGCGCGTTCCGCCCGAGCTGGTCTTCGACCAGGGGCTGGGTGATCTACTGACCGTGCGGTCGGCGGGCGAGGTGCTGGACGAGGCGGTTCTGGGAAGCATCGCGTACGGAGTCCTGGAGCTGCGCATACCGCTCGTGCTCGTCCTGGCCCATCAGTCGTGCGGGGCAGTCTCGGCGGTGGTCCACGCCGACGCGTCGGGCGAGCCGCTCCCCGCGCATGTCCAGTACCTGGCCGATCAGATACGGCCTTCCATCGATCACGGTCAGTACGGCGAGGCCCGCGTCGACGCGACGATCAACGCACACGTGCGCAACGTCCGCAGACGGCTCGCGGCCGAGCCCGACCTCGCGGGGAAGGTGGTCACCGGCGAACTGGCCGTGCTCGCCGCCCGCTACGAGTTGCGCGACCAGCACGTACGCACCCTGGCCTGA
- a CDS encoding chaplin — MSRVLKSAGLALVLGLAVIGGASSASADANAEGFAVGSPGVLSGNVVQIPIHIPINLCGNSINVIGALNPAAGNVCVNA, encoded by the coding sequence GTGTCGCGTGTTCTGAAGAGTGCGGGTCTTGCCCTGGTGCTCGGCCTGGCGGTCATCGGCGGTGCGTCCTCGGCGTCCGCCGACGCCAACGCGGAGGGCTTCGCGGTCGGCTCGCCGGGTGTGCTTTCGGGCAACGTGGTCCAGATCCCGATCCACATTCCGATCAACCTGTGCGGCAACAGCATCAACGTGATCGGCGCGCTCAACCCGGCCGCCGGCAACGTCTGCGTCAACGCCTGA